Proteins encoded by one window of Antechinus flavipes isolate AdamAnt ecotype Samford, QLD, Australia chromosome 4, AdamAnt_v2, whole genome shotgun sequence:
- the TREML2 gene encoding LOW QUALITY PROTEIN: trem-like transcript 2 protein (The sequence of the model RefSeq protein was modified relative to this genomic sequence to represent the inferred CDS: inserted 1 base in 1 codon) — translation MQVLVKWCGRHKKDDSQAEDVYTTVQHREGETLSVQCSYTIRSDRWEGKVWCKVRRKKCDSKFSRGSGLSPPYKLHDDSQTGLLIVTMERLRHQDSGKYWCMRNSSRSLYPVKGIQLVVSRVPSTERNIPLITKETSIQEPGAIFRIAVTTGSFLKKDKNLPTVVPITTSIPASVGRTPADTTTFPIMTRSVTTVSRVMMRSTAVTRPTTTAMLRMXTRRSANNGSSHKASSTHVAPVMLVTVKARSSCTRSTITRTHPKTLPPNSFYSSGFAVPMLLGGSFTILMFSVVFYVLWKKKRMGTYYV, via the exons ATGCAGGTTCTTGTGAAGTGGTGTGGGAGACACAAGAAAGATG ACTCCCAGGCAGAGGATGTGTATACAACAGTCCAGCATCGAGAGGGGGAGACACTGTCTGTTCAATGTTCCTACACTATCCGTTCTGACCGATGGGAGGGCAAGGTCTGGTGCAAGGTGAGGAGAAAGAAGTGTGACTCAAAGTTCAGTCGGGGCTCAGGATTGAGCCCCCCCTACAAACTTCATGATGACTCCCAGACCGGGCTTCTCATTGTCACCATGGAAAGACTTAGGCACCAGGACTCTGGGAAATACTGGTGTATGAGGAACAGTTCACGCTCCCTATATCCTGTGAAAGGTATTCAGCTGGTGGTTTCACGAG ttccttcaactgagaGAAACATCCCACTTATTACAAAAGAAACCTCCATCCAGGAACCAGGTGCCATCTTCAGGATTGCTGTCACCACTGGCTCATTTCTCAAAAAGGACAAGAACCTGCCCACAGTGGTCCCTATCACTACTTCTATACCTGCCTCAGTGGGTAGGACGCCAGCTGACACAACTACTTTTCCTATAATGACAAGATCAGTGACCACTGTATCTAGAGTGATGATGAGATCCACAGCAGTCACCAGACCCACAACCACTGCTATGTTAAGGA ACACAAGACGTTCAGCAAATAATGGATCTTCTCACAAGGCAAGTTCCACCCATGTTGCTCCAGTGATGTTGGTCACAGTCAAGGCCAGATCTTCCTGTACCAGATCCACCATCACCAGAACACATCCCAAGACATTGCCTCCTAACAG tTTCTACAGCTCTGGCTTTGCTGTTCCCATGTTGTTGGGGGGAAGTTTCACAATCCTGATGTTTTCAGTTGTATTCTATGTTCTATGGAAAAAGAAACGCATGGGAA CTTATTATGTATAA